One Salvia miltiorrhiza cultivar Shanhuang (shh) chromosome 6, IMPLAD_Smil_shh, whole genome shotgun sequence genomic window, cCTAGTTAAAAGTGAAAcaaaagtacaatttatagtttaCACAAATTTTCCTGTACCCTCAAATGTATATATCAGACGGGTCCGATCCACGAATAGACCCACTACGACCGCACCCCTCCCCatccctaaaccctaattttcggcTCACTTccttttctctccctctctctccctccctctgtCTCCTTTTGGTCTTCCTCAACCCCACCAGCTCCTCCGCCACTCTTTCCATTCGCTCGAAGACTGCCACCACCACGCTCCACCTCTTCTTCCGTGACGCTTTCTTGGCAGGATCCATGGCCAAAGTGTTGGGTCTCGGTGGGGTACTGAACTGGTGTATTGGAGGGAGaaatacaccagtaggctatttttgcGATGATCAGTAAATGAAAGTTCGGTTTATGAAAAGGTTAAGGCTAAGACTGATAATGAGTCAGTCAATTTAACTTCAGTGTGAGGAACTGATCGACAAACTGAAGTTCAGTTAGGGGTGCAACCTTTTCAGTTTTGAAATTAGAGTAGTGTTAGAAATTCTACTGACTGTCCTTCGACTTGTCAGTTGGACTGATAACACTTAGGCGGAAGCGATTTAAGAAATACCCTTTAATGAAAAGATTATCAGTTTCAGGGTTTATCCTTTAGGTTATCAGTTTTCAGTGTAAGTCATATTTAAAGCGCATATAGAAATTGAAATACTAAAAGCAGTAAacaacacaaggatttttacgtggttcggaattctgattcctacgtccacggtcagtagatcacactgacaatcgattagggttgtgcttacgggtgtacactaaaccttacaactgaaacaCTCGTTTCAGTGCCAACACATGTTCGACTTCTCTTCCTTAGCTTACTGGTGCTAAGTAAACCACACGTCTTGCGGGTGCTAAATAACCAAGTGTTCAGACAACTGTCTCGAACACTCTCTTAaactcttttttctctctctttgaaaagggttcgaatttccaactaggattactgagaacaggaTCTTAGTAATCAGTTTCTAGGCTTAGGATGAGAATGCATATGCCTAGAAcaactaagagaatgtatgttaTCAGTGTAGACTGATAGTTACAGCAATGgggattctcttctttgattcaaacttTGTGTAGTGAAAATGCTGGCTCTTGAATTCGATAGAGTTTCAACTTGTGTGTTGAATCGGTGAATAATGAGGTTGATcattgagctctatttataggcagcaTCTCGAGAAAGATCCATTGGAGAAGGCCAGTCTTCAAATTTATGCCGTTGTGACTCAGATTCAAATCTGGGCTAAGGTCCTCAGTCTTCGTTCTCTCCAACAGGAATAAGGTATAATTCTTTCTTTCGTGGGAGAAGGTGCTGCAGAATAAAGAAGCACGTAAAAGAAAACTTCGTATTCTGAAGGGTGATTCTGCAGATATTCGCATTAAATGCAGTTGTCCTTGTTGACTTTCCACGTGGCTTCATTTGAAATGAATGAGACAACCTTAAACCGAGAATCAGTTAGGGACAAAGAATCGGTCCGAGGTTTCAGTCCGATACTTTACTTAAGTACCAGTCTTGCTTTATCCGACGTGGCATCTATCAGTGTTTCCCTAACACTGATACTTCAGTATACGCGTCCTTCAGAATGAGTCAGCAGTCTTGTGTTTcttggtcttcagtcttcagtctttgcctCTACAGTCTTCAGTCTAGCTAAgaacatgaactctaacacttgagtccaGAAAAACTTTAGTATAGAAAAGATAAACTAAgtgttttgggatcatcaaaacgaGGATATGATAATTCTATTATTTTTCCAACACAAAGTTCGAAGATGTTGGGGTGCTTGAAGGGGACGGATTCCCAGGGATGGCCGCATGAATCCAAGGAGCCGCCACGGGACCTGGTCCGACAAGATCTAGTCTGCCGCGAGTGGCTCCACTCTGATTTTTGCACCAAATCGAAAAAGTCCTATTTCTACACCAAATCAAGAATCGTCGCCACGGCGCTTCGCCATCGCCATTTGCGTGCCTCTGAAACTGCGTCGAATAAGAGGTTTGGTCAAGATTTCCTGTGCTTAAAGAAGTTGATTGGTCGAGATTTTCGGCCTCAACTCGCACGACCGCTTTCTATGTCGATTAACAATACAATCCAGCTATCAAATCcctatctctccctctctaaatTAATTACTCTGTGAGAAAGCGACCGATATCACTGTAAAGTTAATTAAACAGTCGATATCACTTGAAGAACTTGTATGCGATTGGTTCCTCAAAGATAAGCTCAAAAGAGACAAATTTTGGATGCAGTTCTGCAATGGGATGATCCTGAATTAATGTTATGATTATTCACTATTCATCTTGTAtacatttcatcattttttttatgtgaaTCTAAACATTTCATCATCTTGAATTTTAGTGTGGTTTGGATATTGAAGTAGGTTGgattacttatttgattatacgATTTTAtggaaaatttaattttaatttcttttgatTTGCGTAAATTTTGTGTTGAATTGCTTGTAAATGAGAATTTGATGGTAGCTAGCTATTATTAAGATGTTAGTTTGGTCAAATAGTTATTATCGTAAcaaattaaaagtaattattgatatgaaagaatgtaatatttcaaacttATTACAGTTGttacgataattgttactttcattcatgagaacttgtacttttagttatttggtcaagtaattattatcgtaaaaaaaaaaagtaaccattgttaccaaaaaaaattaatgttatttttactcgtAAGAACTTGTATTATTAGTTATTTGGTCAATTAGTTATTGTCTTAAGAAAAGAGTAAtattgatataaagaaatgtaatatttccaaaatattacatttcttcaggttgattattatttatcatcataacaataattactttgaaataatgtagaaaataaataaaaagaaataaaaaagtaattagTAATACGAAGAAATTTGATATGTAGAAATGCAAAGTTttgaaaatattacatttcttcaggttgatttattatttttcatcataacaataattacttttcaaCACCGCGCTCAGTTCGTCTGCCTAGCCCGCGCCCAACCTGCGCCTCAGCCCTGATCCAACCCGTCTCCTTTATATATTTGAGTGTATAAGAGATCAACTCTGTAGTTAAATATAATAGAGAAGGTATGATGTGATCGTGTGATGgttttaaaagtaaaataagacatttttttgtgggaaaaaaataaaagaggatAAGTACAATGAGGGGTATAAAATCAGGATACATAAAATCAGTCGTTCCAATAATTAAAATCCGAAATTTACTATGTTTGGAATCAGTCCAAGGTTTTAGGGcgattagggatggcaatcaggtacgacgggtacggatagtgactatccatacacatacccacgaactaaatggatagtggttgctacccacgaaactatccatggatatcaaatggtatccaaacccgctacccgcggatacccgacgagtagcgggtatccgcgaaacccgctatccgacgggtatccgtcacccactatccgacggatacctgctatccgccggatacccattatccgtcggatacccactatccgctggatacccacgaaatagaatttaaatataaatttacaacaaatttaatagaaaaaaaaaatcaacacaaatagcatagttcaaatccacaaagaacaatgtttaaattcaaatttacaaagaacaatgtttaaattcatcaactaaaatataaaatccaacaaagatcaatgtctataattgctcgacagtagaaatagaaccctcttcattaaactcttcttcttcatcttcaagacaAGTCCAAAAGCTTCCATTCTTTCCTTGACCTATGAAATAAGCAATTATTTACATTagatatatgaaataaaagattaattataattataaatttacatacCTTCAAGTTGATTTCGTAGCCAATTTTGAGTACACATTAATGTTTCTAATAGCTTTGGTTTGAGACGATTGCGGTGCTCAATATTAGACTTTGGGCCTTATTGTTTGggcttattttaaaatataaaatactagcccataatctcaaaatatgtatttaaagcccatattttatagaattttttgtggatatttgatgggtaattggcgggtatttttcgcgggtaaacgggtttcgcgggtatggatagtaagtatccaaatccatacccacgaactaaatggatagtgaattgtacccacgaaactatccatggatatcaaatggtatccaaacccacgcTAATGGGTTCgagttttcgcggatatccactacccgcgggtagattgccatcccttaAGGGCGATACTATAATTCAGCTTTAATTACGACAAATCATATTGGAAAGTGGAAACCTAGTTTCCAACCATGAAGGCACAAACGACGCCGTTTACTTGTTTCTTGCAGTTTCCCCATTCCTTTAGGCCGAGCAGGCTCTCAAAACAAGGATAAACCCTTCCATCATGGCCATGGCCGTCAAAATTCTAATTTAAGGTATCTCTATCCGATAATTATTATGCAAGAATACGCTATTTTGGTTGCTCAGTTTTTCCTTTCACCTGTTATCAGAATCGATTTTTAAGTTGACGATTTCAGCAACAATCATATCAGAGAACTCATCTTTATCATTATTTAAATTTCCAGTAAACATGACCAAGCCTGCAGCATTACCTTTAGCATTTAGGATTTCTTCGAGTCCCACAAAGTTCCTTTGTCACTTTAACGCTCCAAAGCCCGTCTCCATTGTTGTTGGCTGCCATCTAATTCTTGGGTCGAATAAAAGAAGAGCTCTCGACCAATTTCTATCTGTCGGACCCAGAAATTGTATGACAAATCATTTTCTGAACTGTTCGCTATTGGGAGGGAGGAGTTTTTCGAGTTCGAGTTTAAACAATGCGGCTGAAACAAGTGAAAAGCCTCTTCCTTGGTTAGCTGCATCCGTGGAAGGAGGGGAACGTAGAAAAGGTGTGAAAAATTGGGCAAGCAAGGGGGTTAAGTCTTCATGGGAGGAGTCGGCGGAAAAGTTTTTGAAAGGTGGTGTTTCCACGGTAGAGAATGATGAAATGCCTAAATTAGAGAGCACGAGAAATGGATTTAGGAATAGAAGTAGTAATTATGTAGAGCGTGAGGAGGATGAGGGGGAGGATGAGGTCGAGAATGATTCTAGGTGGTATAACATTAGGAAGAGGTATGACAACTATGTTGAGGGGAGGCCAGCGCCTGAAAGACCGGAGGTTAGGAGATGGAGCAAACAAGAAAGCTGGGGTAGGAAGACGTGGAAAGAAGCTAAGGAATCTACAGTGCCAAGAATAGTGGGAGAAGGGGTGTATGGAGTTGGTCCTGTTCTGGCTGCTCTTTCAGCTGGTCGGAGAGAATTCTATGCGTTGTATGTTCAGGAAGGGTTGGACTTGAGTAGTAATAATAGGAAGAAAAAGGATAAGAAGGGGTTTGAGAAAATCTTGAAGATGGCAGACAAGATTGGACTGAGCAAAAACGAGCTGTCCAAGCATGATCTCAACATGGTTGTTGATAATAGGCCTCATCAGGGCTTGGTTCTGGATGCATCTCCCTTGGAAATGGTTGGTATAAAGGAGTTGGACGTGGTTTCTACGGAGGGAGAGAAGGGCCCTCTTTGGTTGGCACTGGATGAGGTTACTGACCCTCAGAATCTGGGAGCAATTATCCGGTCTGCTTACTTTTTTGGGGCTGCTGGAGTAGTGTTGTGTGCTAAGAACTCGGCTCCTTTGAGTGGTGTTGTGAGCAAAGCCAGTGCTGGCTCGCTGGAATTAATGGAACTTAGATCTTGTAAGAATATGATGCAGTTCTTGACATCCTCAGCTGGAAATGGTTGGCGGGTTCTTGGAGGCGCAGTTTCTCCAAGAGCTATTCCATTGAATGAAGTTGTTCCTGGTGCTCCAACTATACTGGTTCTAGGAAGTGAGGGAACTGGTTTGAGGCCATTGGTGGAAAGATCATGCACTCAATTAATTAGGATTCCTGGAAATCCACCAGTGGATTTGATGTCGACAGGAGATGAGAATGTGGACAATGTTGAGAGTCCTGGTCAAGAGTTCACATCCTTCTTGGCGGTGGAAAGCTTGAATGTAAGTGTTGCAGCTGGTGTTCTGCTCAATCACTTGACTGGAAGCGGCTATGATAGAGCTGGCCATACATGAGAAAGCATATTATTAAAAGCAAATGAGGTGTTATGGTAATCAACTGAACTTATGTTTGGTTATTGAGGTTAAATATAATGTATGCTTCAACTTAGATGGTCGTCCAATATATGCtactttttttttggtaagCCAAAAATACTTTTAAACTGGTTATTTGCATGATAGCATGTTAGTTCTTTATTCATTGCTGTTTTTATGTTACAAAAGTGGCTATGCTGATTTGCTACTGTCTTCCTTTAATATCTCTTTAATTTTCTGCATCATTGCTGGTGAACCACTATTATGGGGCCTTCTTAAGTTATATGTCTATTTGTGCCAACCTTGTAGCTCTAATTTAGATGCTCCCTGGTTTATCTTCTCATTCCTTACCTTTTAAGACATCTGTTTCTGTCCCGGTACAAATGGTTTTTGATATGATTGTTACTGCAGTTTCTTGTGATTATTGCCAATGTCGAAATCAGTCTTAGTGCTTATCTTTATCCCTTTAAGTTACCGATCTACATTAGTGTAGATGCATCGTATACAGATGCTGAAAGCCTGTAAAAATTTGGAATCatagtacattagtacttaggtGAAGCAACACTTGATCTTGATGGTTTGCATGTGATAATGTGCTATATTATTCACATTCCATGTGTAGCGACTATCCAGAAGCACAAGCGTATCTTGTGTATGATACAGGAAAGGTTGGATTGAATGGAAGATATCATCTTGAAAAATTAGGTAgctgttttttaattttttccctTTACATTCCCATCAGGCAATTGTTGGAAGAAATCCATTAGCCTGCTAGAGTCGCTCAGAGGGCTGATCTGATTAGTGTTTAAAAGACTTAGAAATCCACAGAGGTTAAATATTATAACGACAGAACCCCATCCATGATGACCCCTACTCTTGCCCCCCTATTGCTTTATGGAAGATGGATGTGGGCGTTAAATATGTTCAGAAAATTGCTGGTCAGATTTAAATTGCCCTGCATATCATGCCATAAAACATTTAGGGGGCGTTTAATTTGGatgattagccttgatagataaaaatagtaaggttaatcccttgtttactttgatggattgcaactttgggatattccaaagcccttgattatttctatcattcaagttagttttgcttgattcttatcctaTGGAGAGGGTGGGATTGGAGATATCCTACTCTTggggataaaaatactcaatcctaCATATAATcagcaaagtaaacgcccctttACTGCATGATTTTAAGGTCAGTTCTTTCCTGTAATGAAAGATATTTCTAGcccattttctttattttccttTTGATGCATCTATCTAGTGCAAGATcatatttaaatgaaaaaaaaatggtcTTTTGTGTTGTTTTTAGCAGTGTACTTcattgtattttcttatttagTATTTGATATTTAAAATCTAAAGATTTGTAATTTTGCAAATTCATGTCATTCTATATCGTTCTGAGAGTTCAGGGCCCAAccttatttatatttattgtgTTATATTCATCAAACTTTGCTAGTTTATGAATTGATGTCCAGGTTCAAGAATCTTAGTTGGTCCAATGTATGATTCTTGTGTACAGGAGTTTCAGTAACTTCTGGGAGTAAAATCATCATACCATACCTGCTTCAGTTTATCTGGTTTATCTTCAGCTCAACTAATCACTCCTTGAGTAGATATGATtagaacattaattaattaactggACTGGAATTTTGAGAGTTTAGTAACCTTGAGATGCAATGAATATCCTATGCTGCCATGTCTAGGATCTTATGCAAGGCCTTCAAGTAATAACTGTCTTCTTTCTATACATCTCTATACTACAAATATGTTGGTCTTTAGACTTACTATATACAATGCTCTTTCCATGTTCACATTAAGAAATGTTAGAATTACAGCGACGGGTATTTTGCttattcaaattgatttgaGGTGTGGAGATAAAAactaaacactaaaccaaacTTTGAAGTTTTTTGAAAGGAGAAGTAATGAAGAATTTCACATCTGACCAAATGTTATTCTTTAAAGTATTTCATGTTCTATCCTTATCATTCTACAGACCCTTCTtctttttactgaatttaacaATGCTAGGGTTTTACCACCTTAATTGGAGAAAAACAACATGCAATATATTTCATGGCTTAGCATATTTTAGagaagtaattaaaaaaagaaaaaagaaaacatgttgaagagaagtTTCCCTTCTTATCAAAAAGATTCCAATGGCTTAGATGGGAATCATTACAATGAAAACACAACAAATATTTACCAACACGCAGTAatgatcaattctccaaacacAAAGAATCGTTACAATGAAATCACAACAAATATTTACCAACACAcagaaataattaatcaatcaaacGTATGTGATAGACTAAGAGATTCTCCAATTTAAACAAAACTAATAAGGGGCAGAAATAACAAAAACACAACCAAAAATCTTGTTAAGAAAAGTGAATTCCAGCCTTATTAAACAAAGAAAGAAGGTGCATAAAATCAGCTTGAGCAAGTTTTGAGGCTCTTTTATCCTCAAAATCACCCGATTTTAAAACCGCCAAAATCTTGTTTTTAAAATCAGAGCCCTTGGCATCTCCTCCATCATCCATCTCCATATCATCATCGTCGTCTTTCCATTCTTCCTCAGCATCAATGCTCATATCCCCCAGTGTATTCCCCAAAGCAGATAAGCTCTGCGCAATCTCGGCATCCTGATCGAATCCATCTGATTTCAGCTGCAACGCTTGCAGCGTCTTGAAATTCTTCTCAAGCAACGCGAGGATCCCCTTCTGCCTGAATAACGCGCCTAGGGTTTTGTTCTTCCGATTGAAGCAGATGCGAACCAGTCCGTCCCACTCCTTGAAATTCACCGGCGGCAGCGGCTTCCTCGGCTCGATTCTGACGACGGAGGAATCGACCTTTGGCGGCGGCCGGAAATTGTTCCTCCCGACCTTGAGCAGGTGATTAACCCTAGCCAGAAGCTGCGTGTTAACGGAGAGGCGACAGTACAGGCTGTCGCCGGGCTGAGCGACGAGCCGCATCGCGAATTCCCGCTGGAACATGATCACCGCGCACCGGAACAGCGGGCGGTGAGACAGCAATTTGAAGGTGAGCGGGGAGGAGATCTGGTAGGGGATGTTGGCAACGCAGATGTCGAAGTAAGGGAGATCGCATTTAAGGACGTCGCCTTGGATGACCTTCAATCGGCTGGAGTAGGGAGTTCCTCGGAAGCGGCGCTCCAGCTCCAGCACCATGCGCGGGTCGAGCTCGACGGCGATGACGCATTTACCGACTTCAAGAAGCTTCTTCGTGAGATTTCCTGTACCCGGACCGATCTCGAGGATGGTGTCGGTGTGTTTGATGCCGGATTTCTGGACGATTGAGTCGACCAGGAGAGGGTTCTTCAGTATATGCTGGCCTTTCGACTTGTGGAACGGGATTCCTCCCTGGAAGTGGGTGGCGCCGCCTCTTTGGGGCCTCTCTTTCCTGATTTTGCCTCCCGCCATTGTTTGGTTTCCTAGAATTTAGTTTGGGATTCGGTTAGGTTATATTCCTTGTAGTAATATATCTCATTAAATCAGCCATTACATAATTAGCGGCTCAACAAATAACACTCTGCctctaatctatatatatatatatatatatatatatatatatatagggtagagATTTTTAGATACTAGTGGTCAAAGACAACCAGTGAAAAAATCGGTTCATgcttaaatattaatttgactGATTTTAAGCTATTTAGTGATTTATCTAAAATAttcttttcaaattttagaGATCTGATTTTAAGCAATTTTCGAAAGTTATATTTCCAATTTTTAagctatttattttatttttgtttccaaaattatattattgatTAATTTCCACTAGTTTAGAGATTTTCctaaaaataattctagatttattttcacatatttttttgggttaatagtgttttatgtcccgaactatCAGAGTTTTCCACAAAGTGTcctgaactttcattttctcctaaaaaaccctGGTCTTTCAgttttttctataaaatgtctcgctatacaaaatttggtgaaaaaaagataaattatcttgccgaaagaaatattttgggtACTGTCATTGTTGGAAAACCATATTGGGAACCACATTGttggaaaacgctgaaagtttgagaattttttatcatctttccgtaattgaattttgtataacgggacattttataaaaaaaactaaatgttCAGGGTATTTTAGGAGAAAACAAAAGTTCTGGACACTTTgtgaaaaacgctgaaagttcggacataaaacactattaaccctttttttgttttcaaaattatattattaatttgtttccattAATTTAgtgattctcctaaaaataatcctagatttgtttcggTCATCATCTTCTAAATAAATAGGAGTACACCAACAATATTATCCCTagttttttaagttttttcaaTCATCCATGTCGACGTTATCGTCTCCTAGGAAACTAGTTATCAAAACTTTCGAGTTCGCATACAAAGAATTCGATTGTCTCATCGTTTGACAATTCCACGATGAGGCGACAATGTTGACAACTCTTATGAGCCATCGATCTACACACAACTTTTTCGACAAACATTCATGGATGAGAGCTATCCTTTCTACTCACGTGGCTATCCGCAACTACAATGCACTCGACATTATGCAGAAACTTTACAAAATTCGTTATACGCCTTGAAGATTTTGTAAAGTTTCTACACAATGTCAAGTGCATTGTAGTTGCGGCTAGCCACTTGAGTAGAAAGGATAGCTCTCATGCATAAATGTTTGTCGGAAAAGTCGTGTGTAGATTGATGGCTCATAAAAATTGTCAACAATGCCACCTCATCGTGGAATTGCCAAACAATGAGACCATCAAATTCTTCATATGTGAACTCGGAAGTTTTGATGACTAGTAGTTTCCTAAGAGACAATAACAACGATAGTGTCaacatagagagagagagaagaggatgACCGAAACAACTTAAAAAACGTGATGAATGGGGGATAATATCGTTGGTGTACACTTATTTAATTAGAAGAGGATGATCGAAACAACTCGGGAGTTTTTATTTGTGTATATCTCTCTACATTGCATCATTCAATATGGATAAATTTCAATTGTTTGAATCAATCGGAAGATAGATTTGATTTGAGGATATTGTATATCCTCAATATTTGATTCACTTCCCTCTTTTCAATATTGGTGCGCGAAATTTTCATTTAAACGGAATTAATTTAGGAACTCAATTCGTGTGAAATTATAATCCCACAAAATTAAGAACTAATTTTAAGGATGGAATAAAACCCTAATATAAGTGAAGACCAAAAATCGTGCAAAAAAAATTTCTACACTTCGTTGAAGCTTTTATTACAAGCACTTGACGGTGCATTATTTTGGTGAAGGTTGATTTTGAGGCTCTCTTGATTTTGTTCGTTGAAGCTTTATTACAAGCATTTGACGTGTATTAAGATAAAACTCTCTTGATTTTTGTTTAAGAAGAAATATTCTTTTAGTTATTAATcttacttaattatttttattttaatataaaattaagaaaaggGCTTGTTTTAGAAGTTATCTTacttaattatttctaatttattattCGTTTTCAATAATAGCGTCTTACCAaagttttctttttttagatTATCAtgtaaaagtttttttttttaaatgacgttTTCAaatctttgattatttttacaattttatttttaatctttcACGCTTGACAGGACTAAATTaatggaaacaaatctatgattatttttaggagaatatctaaattagttaaaacaaatcaataatataattttagaaacaaaaataaaataaaataattttcgaaacaaataaaatatgtggaaacaaatatagaattatttttaggaaattctctaaattagtggaaacaaatcaatagtataattttgaaaacaaaaaaaatatgtggaaacaaatttagaattatttttaggagaatctctaaattagtgga contains:
- the LOC130988556 gene encoding uncharacterized protein LOC130988556, coding for MTKPAALPLAFRISSSPTKFLCHFNAPKPVSIVVGCHLILGSNKRRALDQFLSVGPRNCMTNHFLNCSLLGGRSFSSSSLNNAAETSEKPLPWLAASVEGGERRKGVKNWASKGVKSSWEESAEKFLKGGVSTVENDEMPKLESTRNGFRNRSSNYVEREEDEGEDEVENDSRWYNIRKRYDNYVEGRPAPERPEVRRWSKQESWGRKTWKEAKESTVPRIVGEGVYGVGPVLAALSAGRREFYALYVQEGLDLSSNNRKKKDKKGFEKILKMADKIGLSKNELSKHDLNMVVDNRPHQGLVLDASPLEMVGIKELDVVSTEGEKGPLWLALDEVTDPQNLGAIIRSAYFFGAAGVVLCAKNSAPLSGVVSKASAGSLELMELRSCKNMMQFLTSSAGNGWRVLGGAVSPRAIPLNEVVPGAPTILVLGSEGTGLRPLVERSCTQLIRIPGNPPVDLMSTGDENVDNVESPGQEFTSFLAVESLNVSVAAGVLLNHLTGSGYDRAGHT
- the LOC130988557 gene encoding ribosomal RNA small subunit methyltransferase-like, which produces MAGGKIRKERPQRGGATHFQGGIPFHKSKGQHILKNPLLVDSIVQKSGIKHTDTILEIGPGTGNLTKKLLEVGKCVIAVELDPRMVLELERRFRGTPYSSRLKVIQGDVLKCDLPYFDICVANIPYQISSPLTFKLLSHRPLFRCAVIMFQREFAMRLVAQPGDSLYCRLSVNTQLLARVNHLLKVGRNNFRPPPKVDSSVVRIEPRKPLPPVNFKEWDGLVRICFNRKNKTLGALFRQKGILALLEKNFKTLQALQLKSDGFDQDAEIAQSLSALGNTLGDMSIDAEEEWKDDDDDMEMDDGGDAKGSDFKNKILAVLKSGDFEDKRASKLAQADFMHLLSLFNKAGIHFS